In Aureibaculum algae, the following are encoded in one genomic region:
- a CDS encoding GIY-YIG nuclease family protein has protein sequence MEEFEVYIIFSSLWNRFYIGQTNNFEERIIRHNKGQVKSTKNGIPLELVDKFEVSSRTEAVTLERKIKKRGAKRFLEDNNIEFGA, from the coding sequence GTGGAAGAATTTGAAGTGTATATAATTTTTAGTTCTTTGTGGAATAGATTTTATATAGGCCAAACTAATAATTTTGAAGAAAGAATAATTAGACATAATAAAGGACAAGTAAAATCTACTAAAAATGGTATTCCTTTGGAATTGGTTGACAAATTTGAAGTTTCATCGAGAACCGAAGCCGTTACTCTTGAAAGAAAAATAAAAAAAAGAGGTGCTAAAAGATTTTTAGAAGATAATAATATAGAATTCGGGGCGTAG
- a CDS encoding L-rhamnose mutarotase, translating to METKRYCFSCDLKDDPKLIEEYKTYHKADTIWPEITKSIKDAGIVDMQIYVTGNRMFMIMEVDETFSFERKAEMDANNPKVQEWEALMWNYQRGLPWANKGEKWIALDSIFKL from the coding sequence ATGGAAACAAAAAGATATTGCTTTTCTTGTGATTTAAAAGATGATCCGAAATTAATAGAAGAATATAAAACATATCATAAAGCAGATACTATTTGGCCAGAAATCACGAAAAGTATTAAAGATGCCGGTATTGTTGATATGCAAATTTATGTAACAGGAAATCGTATGTTTATGATTATGGAAGTTGATGAAACGTTTAGCTTTGAAAGAAAAGCAGAAATGGACGCCAATAATCCAAAAGTACAAGAATGGGAAGCGTTGATGTGGAACTACCAACGGGGGCTTCCTTGGGCAAATAAAGGTGAAAAATGGATAGCATTAGATAGCATTTTTAAGCTCTAA
- a CDS encoding pseudouridine synthase, with protein MHHHFIFHKPYGYLSQFVNNQNKRKNKRLIGELHDFPEGVMAIGRLDENSEGLLLLTTDGKKSEYIRSRKVEKEYYALVDGVINDDAIEALQKGVTIGVNSEEYTTKPCTAFYIHSVAEYPIEDRKVRDERHGPKSWVGIIVTEGKFRQVRKMTAAVGFPTLRLVRVRIGNVKLELPAGAVKKVDDFDA; from the coding sequence ATACATCACCATTTCATATTTCACAAGCCTTACGGTTATTTGAGTCAATTTGTAAATAACCAAAACAAAAGGAAAAATAAACGTTTGATCGGTGAGCTTCATGATTTTCCTGAGGGAGTAATGGCAATAGGTCGTTTGGACGAAAACTCTGAAGGTTTATTGTTGTTAACTACTGACGGTAAGAAGAGTGAATATATCCGTAGTAGAAAGGTTGAAAAAGAGTACTATGCACTGGTAGATGGTGTTATTAATGATGATGCCATAGAAGCTCTTCAAAAAGGTGTAACTATAGGAGTAAATAGTGAGGAGTATACAACAAAACCATGTACAGCATTTTATATACACTCGGTAGCAGAATATCCTATTGAAGATAGAAAAGTAAGAGATGAACGACATGGCCCTAAAAGTTGGGTTGGTATTATTGTAACAGAAGGTAAATTTAGACAAGTACGCAAGATGACAGCGGCGGTAGGGTTTCCAACATTAAGGCTAGTGCGGGTTAGAATAGGAAATGTGAAACTTGAATTACCCGCTGGAGCAGTAAAGAAAGTTGATGATTTTGATGCTTAA
- a CDS encoding heme NO-binding domain-containing protein, giving the protein MKGIVFTEFLDLVEAKFGLEMVDKIINESDLESNGAYTAVGTYSFSEMLQLLQHLSENTGISKDDLLLVYAEHFFAVLAESYPGLIETYKDPIEMLASIENHIHIEVRKIYPDAELPTFEILERTDNSLIMIYKSSRAMHYFGLGLMNKTFEHFNSSATINLEKIKEDGTEVKFTIQKN; this is encoded by the coding sequence ATGAAAGGTATTGTTTTTACTGAGTTTTTAGATTTAGTTGAAGCTAAATTTGGGCTTGAAATGGTTGATAAAATAATCAATGAATCCGATTTAGAATCAAACGGAGCCTATACAGCTGTTGGAACTTATAGTTTTTCTGAAATGTTACAACTATTGCAACATCTTAGTGAAAATACAGGTATTTCAAAAGATGATTTATTATTGGTTTATGCCGAGCATTTTTTCGCTGTATTGGCAGAAAGTTATCCAGGCCTTATAGAAACATATAAAGATCCTATTGAGATGCTCGCTTCTATTGAGAACCACATACATATAGAAGTAAGAAAAATATATCCTGATGCTGAACTTCCTACTTTTGAAATTTTAGAAAGAACAGACAATTCATTAATTATGATTTATAAGTCTAGCCGAGCTATGCATTATTTTGGATTGGGCTTAATGAATAAAACTTTTGAGCATTTTAATTCTTCCGCAACTATTAATTTAGAAAAAATAAAAGAAGATGGCACTGAAGTTAAGTTTACAATTCAGAAAAATTAA
- a CDS encoding mechanosensitive ion channel domain-containing protein codes for MIINHKYQILLTIGLIVSLLIIGQLIKLAIRKFTILKSIDLNRRKIILNLHYLILYILFGVFIAIIWGVDFRDFTVFLSSILAVLGVGFIAQWSILSNLTASVILFFNHPVRIGHRIRIIDKDYDWVGTVTDISGFFLFMKTDKGENITIPNSIVLQHGIEILEHIDDDDVG; via the coding sequence ATGATTATTAATCATAAGTATCAAATTCTATTAACAATAGGTTTAATTGTTTCTTTGTTAATTATTGGTCAATTAATTAAACTGGCCATTAGAAAATTTACTATTTTAAAATCTATAGATTTAAATAGAAGAAAGATTATTTTAAACCTTCATTATTTAATATTATATATTCTATTTGGTGTTTTTATAGCGATAATATGGGGTGTTGACTTTAGGGATTTTACCGTTTTTTTATCCTCAATTTTGGCTGTTTTGGGAGTGGGTTTTATCGCACAATGGTCTATTCTTTCAAACCTCACCGCGAGCGTGATTTTATTTTTCAATCATCCTGTAAGAATTGGTCATAGAATTAGAATTATTGACAAAGATTATGATTGGGTTGGAACGGTAACAGATATTTCAGGATTCTTTCTTTTTATGAAAACAGACAAAGGAGAAAACATAACCATACCAAATTCAATAGTTTTACAACATGGTATAGAAATTTTAGAGCATATAGATGACGATGATGTTGGATAA
- a CDS encoding SIMPL domain-containing protein (The SIMPL domain is named for its presence in mouse protein SIMPL (signalling molecule that associates with mouse pelle-like kinase). Bacterial member BP26, from Brucella, was shown to assemble into a channel-like structure, while YggE from E. coli has been associated with resistance to oxidative stress.) yields MKLENTNSLRNLKLLAILFVMISSFSFAQIDKPYIDVSGQVEYSREVEKYSTTIIVSEDLAYNSYDENTSFDKIKSDYFDKLKSNNVNVSQLKEDALAYTAMGYRKKGMVYQFETTSQSKFIELLSTGFSGVNINEKYVYYKPLTSQQVEDLSKKAIEDAKTRAELIAKSAGKKIGTIFTLNNYREESKRAFYNTRDLTDHVFNIGVRYQLQ; encoded by the coding sequence ATGAAATTAGAAAACACAAACAGCCTACGAAATTTGAAATTATTAGCCATACTTTTTGTAATGATAAGCTCCTTTTCTTTTGCTCAAATAGATAAACCATATATTGATGTTAGCGGACAAGTTGAGTATTCAAGAGAGGTAGAGAAATATTCAACTACCATTATTGTATCTGAAGACTTAGCCTATAATAGTTATGATGAGAATACAAGTTTTGATAAAATAAAAAGTGATTATTTCGATAAATTAAAAAGTAATAATGTTAATGTATCGCAATTAAAGGAAGATGCATTGGCTTATACAGCGATGGGATATAGAAAAAAAGGAATGGTGTATCAATTTGAAACCACTTCTCAATCAAAGTTTATTGAATTGCTTTCGACAGGTTTTTCGGGTGTTAATATTAATGAAAAATATGTATATTATAAACCATTAACTTCTCAGCAAGTTGAAGACTTGTCAAAGAAAGCCATTGAAGATGCGAAGACTAGAGCTGAACTGATTGCGAAAAGTGCAGGAAAAAAAATTGGAACTATATTTACCCTAAATAATTATAGAGAAGAAAGTAAAAGAGCGTTTTATAATACGAGAGACCTTACCGATCATGTTTTCAATATTGGTGTGAGATATCAATTACAATAG
- a CDS encoding PAS domain S-box protein — protein MSQHQIDILKRALAREKTARKQAEKILEHKATELFEVNEKLKKSNIGLEKLLLRTDSQLQGVFENIVDAYVIIDLSGNILKMNEAAVSLLGFKHAKEDFNLIKMVHFSELKRVQESFKILFDEGSITDFNVNLITKDKQSKIVHINASIIYDEGVPVAAQGIVRDITKEKVHEEQLIASESRLSTLILNLDSGVVLEDENRKIVLTNNKFTELFNIDNDPSELIGQDCLASSEQNSVLFKSPEGFLKRMREVDEKKEIVIGDELEMVNDKILERNYIPIVQGDQLKGYLWTFKDVTLNRTYRKSLEDEKQKYYNIISNMNLGLIEVDLEDRILMVNQSLVNMTGYSEKELIGIKGKDILPLKKDENILKEKLRERKQGKTESYELRIKTKAGEIRHWLVSGAPNYNIKGEIIGSIGINFDITEIKNLQLQKESLLKKLEKSNDELHEYAHIVSHDLKSPLRSIYALTTWLKEDNKDKLDIASIQNFDLIESTLEKMEQLITDILKYSSIGSDENDKVNVNVDRLLKDLLQINYTPDHICIKIQDKLPTIWGNKTKLQQLFQNLISNAIKFIDKEEGFIDICFEELENHYQFSVKDNGMGIDEKFHDKIFKIFHSLNKRKDSTGIGLSIVKKIVELHEGEIWLESQPNLGTTFYFTLKK, from the coding sequence ATGAGTCAGCATCAGATCGACATATTAAAACGAGCATTAGCTAGAGAGAAAACGGCAAGAAAACAAGCTGAAAAAATATTAGAACACAAAGCTACTGAACTCTTTGAAGTAAATGAGAAATTAAAAAAGTCTAATATAGGTTTAGAAAAATTACTTTTAAGAACTGATTCTCAGTTGCAAGGTGTTTTTGAAAATATAGTAGATGCTTATGTTATAATTGATCTATCAGGAAATATCCTTAAAATGAACGAGGCCGCAGTATCATTACTTGGTTTTAAACACGCTAAGGAAGATTTCAACCTCATTAAAATGGTTCATTTTAGTGAACTGAAACGAGTTCAAGAATCATTTAAAATTCTTTTTGACGAAGGCTCTATAACGGACTTTAATGTCAATCTTATAACGAAAGATAAGCAATCTAAAATTGTTCATATAAATGCGAGTATAATTTATGATGAGGGAGTACCTGTAGCTGCACAAGGTATTGTTAGAGACATCACAAAGGAAAAAGTCCACGAAGAACAACTTATTGCATCAGAAAGTAGACTGTCTACACTTATTCTTAATCTAGACAGTGGTGTTGTTCTTGAAGACGAAAATAGAAAAATAGTACTTACAAATAATAAATTTACCGAGCTTTTTAATATAGATAATGATCCAAGTGAATTAATAGGACAGGATTGTCTGGCATCTTCAGAACAAAACAGCGTTTTATTTAAAAGTCCTGAAGGTTTTTTAAAAAGAATGCGTGAGGTAGATGAAAAAAAAGAAATTGTAATTGGTGATGAACTGGAAATGGTAAATGATAAGATTTTAGAACGAAATTACATTCCAATAGTTCAAGGTGATCAATTAAAAGGGTATTTATGGACTTTTAAAGATGTTACTTTAAATAGAACTTATAGAAAAAGTTTAGAGGATGAAAAACAAAAATACTACAACATAATTTCTAATATGAACCTAGGTTTGATAGAGGTAGACCTTGAGGATAGAATTTTGATGGTAAATCAAAGTTTGGTTAACATGACGGGCTATTCTGAAAAAGAGCTAATAGGTATCAAAGGAAAAGACATACTTCCTTTAAAAAAAGATGAAAATATATTAAAGGAAAAGTTACGTGAAAGAAAGCAAGGAAAGACAGAGTCTTATGAGCTGAGAATAAAAACTAAGGCGGGAGAAATTAGACATTGGTTGGTAAGTGGTGCACCTAATTATAACATAAAAGGAGAAATCATAGGTTCAATAGGTATCAACTTTGATATTACTGAAATTAAAAATCTACAACTTCAGAAGGAAAGTTTACTTAAAAAGTTGGAAAAAAGTAATGACGAGTTACATGAGTATGCTCATATTGTGTCACATGATTTAAAATCGCCGTTACGCAGTATTTACGCACTTACAACTTGGCTGAAAGAAGATAATAAAGACAAGTTAGATATCGCTAGTATTCAAAACTTTGATCTCATAGAATCTACTTTAGAGAAAATGGAACAGTTAATTACTGATATATTAAAGTATTCAAGTATTGGTTCTGATGAAAATGATAAAGTAAATGTTAATGTTGATAGGCTGTTAAAAGACTTATTGCAAATTAATTATACACCTGATCATATTTGTATAAAAATTCAGGATAAATTACCAACTATCTGGGGTAATAAGACAAAACTTCAACAATTATTTCAGAATCTTATTAGTAACGCTATAAAATTTATTGATAAAGAGGAAGGCTTTATAGATATATGTTTTGAAGAACTTGAAAATCACTATCAATTTTCAGTTAAAGATAACGGAATGGGAATTGATGAAAAATTTCATGATAAAATTTTTAAAATATTTCATTCTTTAAATAAACGAAAAGATTCTACGGGTATAGGATTATCTATTGTTAAAAAAATTGTTGAATTACACGAGGGTGAAATTTGGTTAGAAAGTCAACCTAATTTGGGTACGACTTTTTACTTCACGTTAAAAAAATAA
- a CDS encoding cytochrome c encodes MMKNLIFISIFILTFTSCTSKDDDPIDEPINNITYTTNIKNLIDNKCNSCHSNPQKNGAPMALVTLVNVKDAVLNKDLIGRVEDGSMPPEGDVLTSEQIELIKDWEKNSFK; translated from the coding sequence ATGATGAAAAATTTAATTTTTATTTCAATTTTTATTTTAACGTTTACATCATGTACTTCAAAAGATGATGACCCAATTGACGAACCTATAAATAACATTACCTACACAACAAACATTAAAAATTTAATTGACAATAAATGTAATAGCTGTCATTCAAACCCTCAAAAAAACGGAGCTCCAATGGCACTAGTTACATTAGTAAATGTTAAAGATGCAGTTCTCAACAAAGATTTAATAGGACGAGTTGAAGATGGCTCTATGCCTCCTGAAGGTGACGTTTTAACTTCTGAGCAAATAGAATTAATTAAAGATTGGGAAAAGAATAGTTTTAAATAA
- a CDS encoding aldose 1-epimerase family protein, whose amino-acid sequence MAEISSKKEYILKNNYLTLTVKKNGAEMVSLKKDNTEYVWQANTQFWARHAPILFPIVGRLIDNEYLYKGQRYTMNQHGFARDSDFEVIDKTDNSICLELSSTEKSKKIYPFNFKLQVTYTLEDKSLRTEYTIINPSKNDDLYFSIGAHPAFNCPFEEGHSRNEYQLIFDKQLTPESDVIEDGLRCTKTSKVFEEKGLLTVHNSLFDNDAIIFNPNPFSKVTFVHKPSQKAYMSVAFKNYPYLGIWSSNQDAPFVCIEPWHGITDHKDHNKELPQKEGVIKLVANEKFSCEFTVEVL is encoded by the coding sequence ATGGCCGAAATCAGTAGCAAAAAAGAATATATTTTAAAAAATAATTATTTAACCTTAACTGTTAAAAAAAATGGTGCTGAAATGGTTAGTTTAAAAAAGGATAATACAGAATACGTTTGGCAAGCAAATACTCAATTTTGGGCAAGACATGCTCCAATTTTATTTCCGATTGTGGGAAGACTAATCGACAATGAATATTTGTATAAGGGTCAACGTTATACTATGAACCAGCACGGTTTTGCTAGAGATAGTGATTTTGAAGTAATTGATAAAACAGATAATAGTATTTGTTTAGAATTATCTAGTACTGAGAAATCAAAAAAAATATACCCCTTTAACTTTAAACTACAAGTTACATATACCTTAGAAGATAAATCATTGCGAACAGAATATACAATAATCAATCCCTCCAAAAATGATGATTTATATTTCTCAATTGGTGCTCATCCTGCGTTTAATTGTCCTTTTGAAGAAGGGCACTCAAGAAATGAATATCAATTGATTTTTGATAAGCAACTAACTCCGGAATCTGATGTAATAGAAGATGGTTTACGTTGTACTAAAACATCAAAAGTATTTGAGGAAAAAGGTTTATTGACGGTACACAATTCTCTTTTTGACAATGACGCTATAATTTTTAATCCTAACCCATTTTCTAAAGTAACGTTTGTACATAAACCTTCTCAAAAAGCCTATATGAGTGTTGCTTTTAAGAATTATCCATATTTAGGAATTTGGTCTTCAAATCAAGATGCTCCATTTGTTTGTATAGAACCATGGCATGGAATTACTGATCATAAAGATCACAATAAAGAATTACCTCAAAAAGAAGGTGTTATTAAGCTTGTAGCTAATGAGAAATTTAGTTGTGAATTTACAGTTGAGGTGCTATAG
- a CDS encoding FIST signal transduction protein gives MKIVQLQKNKGKNWVYISPKQKLTNPLVLVFGNRFLLDDLEIYNEIKEMFPDGHVVFGSTCADIIGSSVEEESVSITAMEFEKSQFLIKTSNIINTELDSFKTGNNLIKQLPSEGLKFIYVISEGSFVNGSELTKGMNAATDNNILITGGLCGDAARFEKTLASYNEAPKEGEIVAIGFYGETLEVTFSIYGGWTPFGPERIVTKSEANVLFELDNQPALDLYKKYLGEKSKELPGAALLYPLNVKSNDEKQSIVRSILNIDEENNAVILAGDIPENSKVQLMMTHVDNIANASERAAKQALELRQNKPELALLVSCIGRKLVLDQRVEEEIEEVLNVVGTETVLSGFYSYGEIAPFHGENNCQLHNQTMTITLISE, from the coding sequence ATGAAAATAGTTCAATTACAAAAAAATAAAGGCAAAAACTGGGTGTACATATCTCCAAAACAAAAATTAACAAATCCGTTAGTTCTTGTATTTGGAAATAGATTTCTTTTAGACGACTTAGAGATATACAATGAAATAAAAGAAATGTTTCCTGATGGTCATGTTGTTTTTGGTTCTACTTGTGCAGATATAATAGGAAGTTCGGTTGAGGAAGAAAGTGTCTCAATTACGGCAATGGAATTTGAAAAAAGTCAATTTTTAATAAAGACAAGTAATATTATAAATACAGAATTAGATAGTTTTAAAACTGGAAATAATCTTATAAAACAATTACCTTCAGAAGGTTTAAAATTTATTTATGTTATTTCAGAAGGTAGTTTTGTAAATGGTAGTGAGTTAACCAAAGGTATGAATGCTGCTACAGATAATAACATATTAATAACAGGTGGTTTATGCGGTGATGCAGCACGTTTTGAAAAAACACTTGCCTCATATAATGAAGCTCCAAAAGAAGGAGAAATAGTAGCTATTGGTTTTTATGGTGAAACATTAGAAGTTACATTCTCTATTTATGGAGGTTGGACGCCTTTTGGACCGGAGCGTATTGTTACAAAATCAGAGGCAAATGTGTTATTTGAACTAGATAACCAACCCGCACTAGATTTATATAAAAAATATTTAGGAGAAAAGTCGAAAGAGTTACCTGGAGCCGCTTTATTGTATCCGTTAAATGTAAAATCTAATGATGAAAAACAATCTATCGTTAGAAGTATATTAAATATTGATGAAGAAAATAATGCTGTAATTTTAGCTGGAGATATTCCAGAAAACTCTAAAGTACAACTGATGATGACTCATGTTGATAATATTGCAAATGCATCTGAAAGGGCAGCGAAACAAGCTTTAGAATTAAGGCAAAATAAGCCAGAATTGGCTCTTCTAGTAAGTTGTATTGGCAGAAAATTGGTCTTAGACCAACGTGTTGAAGAAGAAATTGAAGAAGTCTTAAACGTTGTGGGTACTGAAACTGTTCTATCTGGATTTTATTCCTATGGAGAAATAGCACCTTTCCATGGAGAGAACAACTGTCAATTACATAATCAGACCATGACTATAACGCTAATAAGCGAATAA
- a CDS encoding sensor histidine kinase: MNSLLKRQIRKYLSDEQVADKKLEQFLSAINSSYNNFDDQFTMQQRAMGISSEELFNANKQLRQESKLQQEVIDKLKRVIETLKFYDLPEHEIKENLELDGLKLVEFIDNQTKEIVEINKQRETLLSELAYQNQELSDYAHMVSHDLKSPLRSIDSLTAWLKEDYHDIIDKNGKESLELIRNNVEKMELLINGILEYSTIGNNKEEFYDVNIDVLFNDIINLIEVPEHITIHKLKVLPRIKGDKYRLQQLFQNLITNAINYNDKEKGIIEIGYEDKNDFWQFYIKDNGIGIDQAYFEKIFKTFQKLENKIGSTGIGLSIVKKIVDLYGGKIWLESQLTKGTTFYFTLKKEPHGTT, from the coding sequence ATGAACTCATTATTAAAACGACAAATACGGAAATATTTAAGTGACGAACAGGTTGCTGACAAAAAATTAGAACAATTTTTGTCAGCTATTAATAGCTCATACAATAATTTTGACGATCAGTTTACCATGCAGCAAAGAGCTATGGGAATCAGTTCAGAAGAGTTGTTTAATGCAAATAAACAATTACGACAAGAGTCAAAATTGCAACAAGAAGTTATTGATAAGCTAAAGCGAGTTATTGAAACCCTGAAATTTTATGATTTACCAGAACATGAAATTAAAGAAAACTTAGAATTAGACGGTTTAAAGTTGGTAGAATTTATTGATAATCAAACCAAAGAAATAGTTGAAATAAATAAACAACGTGAAACCTTATTAAGTGAACTGGCCTATCAAAATCAAGAATTAAGTGATTATGCTCATATGGTTTCTCACGATTTAAAATCACCTCTTCGGAGTATAGATTCATTAACAGCTTGGTTAAAGGAAGATTATCATGATATTATTGATAAGAATGGTAAAGAAAGTCTAGAATTAATAAGGAATAACGTAGAGAAAATGGAATTGCTAATTAATGGTATTCTAGAGTACTCAACCATTGGTAATAACAAAGAAGAATTTTACGATGTCAATATCGATGTGCTTTTTAATGATATAATTAATTTAATTGAAGTACCTGAACATATTACAATTCATAAATTAAAAGTATTACCACGTATAAAAGGTGATAAATACAGGTTGCAACAGTTGTTTCAAAATTTAATTACGAATGCCATTAATTACAATGACAAAGAAAAAGGCATTATAGAGATAGGTTACGAAGATAAAAATGATTTTTGGCAATTTTATATAAAAGATAATGGTATTGGCATAGATCAGGCTTACTTTGAAAAGATTTTTAAAACCTTTCAAAAATTAGAAAATAAAATTGGATCCACGGGTATTGGACTATCCATAGTTAAGAAAATTGTCGATTTGTATGGCGGAAAAATATGGCTAGAATCTCAGTTAACTAAGGGAACTACCTTTTATTTTACACTAAAAAAAGAACCTCATGGAACAACCTAA
- a CDS encoding response regulator produces MKNLKVLLIEDDLIEVMKFKRAISSLDLNHQVIEANNGEDALKILEEKDNIPDIILLDLNMPKINGIEFLSILKKDSTLKYVPTVILTTSSNQRDLLACYEIGIAGYVLKPLKYEDYVHKIEKLLAYWSINELKKL; encoded by the coding sequence ATGAAAAATTTGAAAGTATTATTAATCGAAGATGATTTAATCGAAGTAATGAAATTTAAGCGAGCTATTTCTTCGCTTGATCTAAATCATCAAGTAATTGAAGCCAATAATGGTGAAGATGCCTTAAAGATTTTAGAAGAAAAAGACAATATTCCAGACATAATCTTGTTAGACTTAAACATGCCTAAAATTAACGGAATAGAATTTTTATCTATACTTAAAAAGGATAGTACTCTAAAATATGTCCCAACTGTTATTCTTACAACCTCAAGCAATCAACGAGATTTATTGGCATGTTACGAAATTGGAATTGCTGGTTATGTGCTAAAACCTTTAAAGTATGAAGATTATGTTCATAAAATTGAAAAATTATTAGCCTATTGGAGTATTAATGAATTAAAGAAATTATAA